In Microbacterium laevaniformans, a single window of DNA contains:
- a CDS encoding glycine cleavage system protein R — translation MAHLVLTVVGDDRAGLVSALARTIADHGGNWEQSELAELAGAFAGIVLVAVPDDQQRALTAALGSLDGLLRVTTHDAPSAASVDAPHAVSFTVLGNDRPGIVRDVTAAIAAHALSIDTFRSRTLEAPMAGGTLFEATVTVSLPAAADAETLTAALEALAGEIQVDLTVA, via the coding sequence ATGGCCCACCTCGTGCTCACCGTCGTCGGCGACGATCGCGCCGGACTCGTCAGCGCTCTCGCCCGCACCATCGCCGATCACGGCGGCAACTGGGAGCAGAGCGAACTCGCCGAGCTGGCCGGCGCGTTCGCGGGCATCGTGCTCGTCGCGGTGCCCGACGATCAGCAGCGGGCCCTCACTGCCGCTCTCGGCAGCCTTGACGGGCTGTTGCGCGTCACGACGCACGACGCTCCGTCCGCGGCATCCGTCGACGCGCCCCACGCCGTCTCCTTCACCGTCCTGGGCAACGACCGCCCGGGCATCGTCCGCGACGTCACCGCCGCCATCGCCGCGCACGCGCTCAGCATCGACACCTTCCGCAGCCGCACCCTCGAGGCCCCCATGGCCGGCGGCACGCTTTTCGAGGCGACCGTCACCGTCAGCCTGCCGGCCGCAGCGGATGCCGAGACGCTCACCGCCGCGCTCGAAGCCCTCGCCGGCGAGATCCAGGTCGATCTCACCGTCGCCTGA